The following coding sequences lie in one Populus nigra chromosome 15, ddPopNigr1.1, whole genome shotgun sequence genomic window:
- the LOC133674784 gene encoding pentatricopeptide repeat-containing protein At1g59720, chloroplastic/mitochondrial, whose product MVLGVIQSPPPQIVTSKPANHYNLLLQHLNECKDMSQLKQIHALSLRSTLPNHSTTLFLYSRILHFSSLHDLNYAYRVFDQVDNPNSFMWNILIRACAQSQSVHLKREAILLYNTMLQRSSPFPDNHTFPFVLKACAYLFALFEGKQAHAHLLKLGFQSDVYINNSLIHFYASCGSLESAKNVFDKMPQRSLVSWNAMIDAFVLFGEFETALQLFVQFQQQFFEPDGYTIQSVINACAGLCALSLGMWAHAFLLRNCGVSVARDHVLVNNSLLDMYCKCGSLDIATQIFEGMQKHDVTSWNSMILGFAMHGKGELALECFERMIRISRFVPNSITFVGVLSACNHRYMVNEGRKYFDMMVNEYKIEPQLEHYGCLVDILARAGLIDEALELVSSMPMKPDVVIWRSLLDSCCKRNASVELSENIARQILESEQGDSSGVYVLLSRVYASASRWNDVGLVRKLMTNNGILKEPGCSLIEVDGVTHEFFAGDTSHPQTKEIYQVLNVVEERLDSTGYKPDYSQAPMVDELNTSKRDSLRLHSERLAIALGLLNLKPGMPIRIFKNLRVCDDCHKVTGLISEIFNVEIIVRDRVRFHHFKDGSCSCMDYW is encoded by the coding sequence atggTTCTGGGAGTCATACAAAGCCCACCTCCTCAGATCGTGACCTCCAAGCCCGCCAATCATTACAACCTTCTTCTGCAGCATTTGAATGAATGCAAGGACATGTCACAGCTCAAGCAAATCCACGCTCTCTCTCTACGTTCCACCTTGCCAAACCACTCAACCACTCTCTTTCTCTACAGTCGAATTCTCCATTTCTCTTCCCTCCATGATCTTAACTACGCTTATCGAGTGTTCGATCAAGTTGACAACCCTAATTCATTTATGTGGAACATTCTTATCAGAGCCTGTGCACAAAGCCAAAGCGTTCATCTTAAACGAGAAGCTATTTTGCTGTATAACACTATGCTACAGCGATCATCACCCTTCCCCGATAACCACACCTTCCCCTTCGTTTTAAAGGCTTGCGCATATTTGTTTGCTTTGTTTGAAGGGAAACAAGCACACGCCCACTTGTTAAAACTTGGGTTTCAATCTgatgtttatataaataacagCCTCATTCATTTCTATGCTTCCTGCGGTAGTTTGGAGTCCGCAAAGAATGTGTTTGATAAAATGCCGCAGAGAAGTTTGGTTTCATGGAATGCTATGATTGACGCGTTTGTTCTGTTTGGTGAGTTTGAAACTGCTTTGCAATTGTTTGTTCAGTTTCAGCAGCAGTTCTTTGAGCCAGACGGGTATACAATTCAGAGTGTTATAAATGCTTGTGCTGGCCTGTGTGCTTTGTCTCTGGGGATGTGGGCTCATGCTTTTTTGTTGAGAAACTGTGGTGTTTCTGTAGCTAGAGATCATGTTTTGGTTAACAATTCTTTGTTGGATATGTATTGCAAATGTGGGTCGTTGGATATTGCTACGCAGATCTTTGAGGGGATGCAAAAGCACGATGTAACTTCATGGAATTCAATGATTTTAGGATTTGCCATGCATGGAAAAGGTGAGTTAGCATTGGAGTGTTTTGAACGCATGATTAGGATATCGAGATTTGTTCCGAATTCTATCACTTTTGTTGGGGTTTTGAGCGCGTGTAACCACAGGTATATGGTTAATGAGGGCCGCAAGTATTTTGACATGATGGTTAACGAATACAAGATAGAACCTCAATTAGAACACTACGGATGCCTAGTCGATATCCTGGCCCGTGCTGGTTTGATTGATGAAGCTTTGGAATTGGTTTCAAGCATGCCCATGAAACCAGATGTTGTTATATGGAGGAGTCTCCTTGATTCCTGTTGCAAGAGAAATGCAAGCGTTGAGCTAAGTGAAAATATAGCTAGGCAGATCCTTGAGTCAGAACAAGGTGATTCTAGTGGAGTTTATGTGCTCTTATCCAGAGTCTATGCATCGGCTAGCAGGTGGAATGATGTTGGCTTGGTTAGAAAATTGATGACTAACAATGGCATATTAAAAGAGCCTGGCTGTAGTTTGATTGAGGTAGATGGTGTTACCCACGAATTTTTTGCTGGGGACACCTCTCATCCACAAACTAAAGAAATATATCAGGTTttgaatgttgttgaagaaagGTTAGATTCAACAGGGTATAAACCTGACTATTCGCAAGCACCTATGGTTGATGAGCTGAACACTAGCAAGCGAGACAGTCTTAGGCTGCACAGCGAGAGACTTGCCATTGCTTTGGGGcttttaaacttgaaaccaGGAATGCCAATACGTATTTTCAAGAACCTTCGGGTCTGTGATGACTGCCACAAGGTCACTGGATTAATTTCTGAAATCTTCAATGTGGAGATTATTGTGAGAGATCGCGTTCGATTCCATCACTTTAAAGACGGTTCCTGTTCATGCATGGATTATTGGTGA
- the LOC133674785 gene encoding (DL)-glycerol-3-phosphatase 2-like: MANPSAPVSGEKGPITHVIFDMDGLLLDTEKFYTEVQEIILARYNKAFDWSLKAKMMGKKAIESARIFVEETGISDSLSAEDFLVEREAMLQNLFPTSDLMPGASRLIKHLHAKGIPIAVATGSHKRHFGLKTQRHGELFSLMHHIVLGDDPEVKQGKPSPDVFLAAARRFEGGPVDPMKILVFEDAPAGVLAAKTAGMSAVMVPDPRLDSSHHETADQVLSSLLDFNPSYWGLPPFEGVES, encoded by the exons ATGGCCAATCCTTCCGCTCCTGTTTCAGGCGAAAAAGGACCCATCACTCACGTCATCTTCGACATGGATGGTCTTTTACTCG ATACGGAGAAATTCTATACTGAAGTTCAAGAAATCATACTTGCTAGATACAATAAAGCTTTTGATTGGTCTCTCAAGGCAAAAATGATGGGGAAGAAGGCTATAGAATCAGCTCGGATCTTTGTTGAGGAGACTGGGATTAGTGACTCTCTTTCAGCTGAAGACTTTCTTGTGGAAAGGGAGGCCATGCTGCAAAACCTATTTCCAACAAGTGACCTGATGCCAG GGGCAAGCCGTTTGATCAAACATCTCCATGCAAAAGGAATACCGATTGCCGTGGCAACTGG CTCTCACAAGCGCCATTTTGGTTTGAAAACACAAAGACACGGTGAGCTTTTCTCATTGATGCATCATATTGTTCTTGGAGATGATCCAGAAGTTAAACAAGGCAAACCATCACCAGATGTATTTCTAGCTGCAGCCAGGAGATTCGAG GGTGGCCCAGTAGATCCAATGAAGATTCTTGTTTTTGAAGATGCACCTGCAGGTGTTCTTGCAGCCAAGACTGCTGGGAT GTCTGCGGTAATGGTTCCAGATCCGAGGCTGGATAGCTCTCATCATGAAACTGCAGATCAAGTTTTAAGTTCCCTGTTGGATTTCAACCCAAGTTACTGGGGCTTGCCTCCTTTCGAGGGTGTGGAAAGCTGA
- the LOC133674708 gene encoding uncharacterized protein LOC133674708, which yields MEMLVDILSWLLDFDASSTVLEIKNKSYEERELILPIEQRKFVNSVNQALKQYQGLSVDELKICFDVDQYKREIDSWIHFAKEKDVKRYRFDLKSCTKWPFGDYSFPLQSRSSSSFNSLTALHLISVEVTGKVIEHLLSDSPFLEGLHVERSSCLGDLKVSSSSVKLKYLVLAYNLVENVEISAKDLVSSKYHGRKTNMSLTDVPRLTEVSVGGPYCDHLLKDMLSEFSSYLSQLEKLSLCRGFKTFDDYLNFLEFQMNWGIPIQKFSGLNNLNQMQLTLDVFDEEGLLYSRSLIEASPSLHRLSLQLRPRPKEMFGEMTWRSIGGQKHRSLKVVEIVGFTGRSYDLELALDLVKYAVSLQKLIINPRQLFWLEEESSSNEDTRELGAARNRAQKMQAKLPSRVELEIL from the coding sequence ATGGAGATGCTTGTGGACATTTTATCCTGGTTATTGGACTTCGATGCTTCAAGTACCGTGTTGGAAATAAAGAACAAGTCTTACGAGGAGAGGGAGTTGATTCTTCCAATCGAACAGCGTAAATTTGTGAATTCAGTGAACCAAGCCTTGAAACAATATCAGGGTTTGAGTGTTGATGAACTCAAGATTTGTTTCGATGTGGATCAATATAAACGTGAAATTGATAGTTGGATCCACTTTGCAAAGGAAAAAGATGTTAAAAGGTATCGGTTCGATTTGAAAAGTTGTACAAAATGGCCGTTTGGAGACTACAGTTTTCCCTTGCAGTCACGCAGCTCTTCCAGCTTTAATTCTCTAACGGCCCTGCATTTGATATCTGTGGAAGTGACTGGAAAAGTTATTGAGCACCTTTTATCTGATTCTCCATTCCTTGAAGGGTTACATGTGGAACGTTCATCATGCCTGGGTGATCTGAAAGTTTCTAGTTCTTCTGTGAAGTTAAAATACTTGGTTTTAGCTTATAATCTTGTGGAAAATGTTGAGATATCTGCCAAAGATCTTGTTTCTTCCAAGTATCATGGGAGAAAGACGAACATGTCTCTTACGGATGTTCCTCGACTAACCGAGGTATCAGTTGGGGGACCTTACTGTGATCATCTATTAAAAGATATGTTATCAGAATTTTCAAGTTATCTTTCTCAACTGGAAAAGCTTTCATTGTGCCGAGGGTTTAAGACTTTTGATGATTACCTTAACTTTTTGGAATTTCAGATGAATTGGGGCATTCCGATCCAGAAATTCTCTGGACTAAACAATCTTAACCAAATGCAGTTGACTTTAGATGTGTTTGATGAGGAGGGCCTTCTCTATTCCCGCTCTTTGATAGAAGCTTCTCCCTCATTACATAGATTATCGCTGCAGTTACGACCAAGACCTAAAGAAATGTTTGGGGAGATGACATGGAGGTCTATTGGGGGCCAAAAACATCGATCCCTGAAGGTGGTGGAAATTGTTGGGTTTACGGGTCGGTCTTATGATCTTGAACTTGCCCTGGACTTAGTCAAGTACGCCGTATCTCTtcaaaaattgataattaatcCGCGACAGTTGTTTTGGTTGGAAGAGGAGTCGAGCTCCAATGAAGACACAAGGGAACTGGGGGCTGCCAGAAATCGTGCCCAAAAGATGCAAGCAAAATTACCTTCACGAGTTGAATTGGAAATACTTTAa